GCAGGAAAGGCAACGTACACAAGACCGAACAGCCACTACCACTCTATTCGAACAGCCCAAGGGACGTCGGCCAAGAGTAGTGTAAAAGGCAGCGTTGAGACCACCATCATCTCGACCATCGCCTCGTCGTGACCCTGCAATAACTGACTGGATCTCTGACACTCACAGCTGTCGTCAGCACAACCTCAGAAACACACACACATCGACTCCTCCCGTATCTATCTCACTCCCATTGAATCCAAACTCAACCTCTTCATCGGCATCTATCCCCGTTTTGCTTCGTCCCCTTCCTCAGTGCCTTTGTCTGGCGTACCACCAGATCAATTCGAACGCACTGTGCATAAAGACGTGAGAGAAAATGACGCACGCATCGAGTCATTGCTGCTATGCTTGTGGTATCAAATGCTGCTCTCCTTCTACTTCTatttctacttcttcttcttcatcttctCCTTCAAAttcttcgtcttctcctTCAACTTCTTCGTcatcttctccttctttttcttcaACTACTCCACGCTACTTCCTCCTCGAGCTGGAGCTAACCATTTTCTTCTTGAGGTGCTTGGGCATCTTCTCCTTGCGCTTCTCCTGCTTCTCGGCCTTGATGGCCTTTTTGTGCGCTGCCTTTTCTTCCTTGTCCATGTTCTTCTTCCCCCGCGAGGGGCCCTTGTCGAATATGCTCTGGTCTACTTCGCTCCCGTCAGATTCGTCGGATGACGAGAGATCCACGCCTCCCGAGCCCGAATCGCCTGCTTCCGCGCCGTCGTTATCCTCTCGGACGACTTTGTTCGCGAGCAGGTCTTGGTAGGGGAGCGAGGAGGCTTCGCCGGCGTTGACGAGCGCCGCGTCGCGCTCGATGTCGTACACTTGATCGAGAGTTTGAGGAATGTATTGGTTGCGGAACACGTCGTCGTTTTCCTCGTCCCgcttcttttcttcttccgTCTGTGGCTCCCTCTTCATCACTTCTCGGACCGTGTTGGAGATGGCCTCCATGTCCTTGACCTCTTTTTCTCCCTTTTCGCCGGTGATGAAAGCAAACGCCCTTCGCTCGCTGAGCACCTCGACATTCCGGCTGCGGTAGAAGTCCGATACGTTCTTCACGTCCATACGCAGGAATTCCAGGGATCGTGGGTGGTCGTGTTCCACGGCTTGCGACACGTCGATCATCCACTGCCGCCCCTCATGGAAGAGGACGTTGTACTCGCTCAAATCGGCGTGCACGAGGCGACATGTATGATACAGGATGCGCATGTAGGCCAGCATCTCAATGTACAGATCTGTCCATTTcgcatcctcctcctcgctTGTCAAGCCATCAAATCGCACGTCCTTCAGTCGCGGCGCTGGCTTGCCCTTGCGGTCACCCACAAAGCCCATGACGAGTACGTGTGTGCGCAGAGCGATGGGCTCGGGCGAGGGAATCCCCGCATCGTGGATGCGCGCAAGGTTGCGGCGCTCTTTGTCCGCCCAGAGCTTGACCATGGCCCGGTTGTTGCTCTTGCTATACCCCTGGCGGAAACGGAACTCGCCCTCGACGTACTTTGCGCGGTCTTTGAACACCAGGATCGATGTCTTGTAGACTTTCACTGCGCGGTGCGTCTGCTCGCCGTCCTCGGGGGATTCGCTGATGGCGTGGTACACATTGGCTTCCTTACCGGTGGAAATGACGCCGTGCAGTTCGCTGATTGTGTCACGGTTGATGAGCTGGAGGAGGATCATCTGTGTTCTCCTGTCCAACACTTGCTCAGTGGTGGCGCGATCCGCCTTATCCTTGTCGCGTGCACCGCCGCCTGTTGCTCCACTGAACCTCGAGTCGAGGCGGATTTTGCTGGCATGCTTAGAAAGAGAGGCGACTTGGTCGTCAAGAGAGAGGTTCGTGTTTGCAGAGGGCTTTTGTGGGTTGTTCTTGGGTTTGTAATCGGCGGGCACCGAGGGGTCGTTCAGTTTGCGCTGTCTGTTGTAGGTTTTTGTAAAATCGCTCGGGTTGTTGGATTCGATGAGCTCGGGTGCATCCTCGTCGTCCGAGTCGAAGAGGTCGTCGATGTCATCGTCGTTCTCGTCGGCAGGTTCGTCGGTTTGCGGTATCTGAGGCACCTGAATCTCTTCAGACTGATGCTGCGGCTGCGCATCTTCCTGTGTGTTGGCCATGTTGGGTAACTCGAGTGCGCTGGTTCGGAACGAGCGTTGTTGCAGCACTCAGTGAGCGTACTACGCGTTTTGCGGGCAGAAAATGTACTTCGTGTTGCCACAGAGGGGTGAATTGCGGCGGAGGGGTAAAACAAAAAAGTATCCTTATCGGCTTATCAGATGTGCACAGACCACTCTGAGGATCCAGATCAGCCAATTCACTTGTCTTACCTAATTAGGCTAAGCGCCGCTCCTAAGATAGTGACGCTTCACGACAGCAGAATAAGAGGGTGCGCCAATGAAAGCTTCGTGGTCTTTAGGCTCAAGAGGGGTTCTGATCTTGTGAAGAGTGATTTTTTCCTAAAATCAGTGATGATCTTGGAACAGTGGCAGAGCTGGCAGCAAATCGTTCCACAAATAGAGCTTCATGCATACCTTTTTTTTGACCAATGGCTCAAACTGATATCGAGCAGCCAGTGATTTGTTTTACGATTGCCACGCGTAGAGCTTCCGCATAGCACGACGTTCGTCTTTCTTGGTAAAACAGGCGTTTCCAAGATCTACTCATACTTGTAAGACGAATTTCCTTGTGGCGATTTTATCTAGCGTTTTGGCAGCTGTCGCCCACTTCTCTTCTCGAGATGTCGCCACAGCTGCAGGACATGCATAGCGCTGTGGTTTCTCACAGGAATTCTATGTGTCAGCGAGGAATAAGATGGAAGTCTAAGATAGAGTGGATGTTTTTTATGTCAATATGCATTCTCAGTAGCCCGAGAACATTCTCTTAACCCCAAGTATTCTTTTCACAGGTACAAAGCCACATCATCTCCGTACTAATTGATCTTCCCAAACTCGCTAGCCAGTCTGCAAAGGGGCCTGCCACGCTTCAGGGTATTCGCATCGCATTGCAAGCGATTGTCCTCGATACAAGTCAACTGTCCGCCGCCTGTCAGGTTTGTCAGTCGCCGAACACCAGCCATGTCCAAATAGGGAAACAAACAGTTGTTGGCTGCAGAGGGCACGCAGCGCCCACTCTGGCCATTGACATTGCACACGTCCTGCTTCAAGCTCGTGTTTGCCACACAACAAGACCCTGTTGCGACAGGGCGGTCGGCATTTTGGGGACTGGGGAATGCAGCGGCGAGAGCGGCGAGAGGAACGATGGTCAATATGGAAAACTTCATTTTGGCGGTTGATTTGTGGGTGTGCTGCGATTCTGTTTTGGGGGTAGAATTGATTATGATAATCAACGTATCCGGCCGGCGGTGTCGAAGGCGTAAGAAGTGATTGGAGAGAAGATGTTGTTGAGCGCAGTTACGGCAGACCTACGGTAGCACTGGCGCTTTATATATACACACGTTCCTCACTGTAGGCATTATAATCACATGTCCAGCTAGAAATCGTACCTTTTGCCATATCCCCTCAGGCTGTCTCAGCCTGCCTCAGGTTACATTCGCATGACTGCAAGCGAAGGCGTCTTCAGGCATCCAGATAGTCTGAAACACAGCAGTGGAGTCCGATATGAACCGTCGGCTAATATCCTTCGCTATGGCGAAAATGTTATGCTGCGACATAATTCGACGGTCTGAAACATTGTTCGGATCGTACGGGGCGGAGAAGAGCTAAATAGGCATATAGTGCGTTGTAGTACAGGACGACAAGGCAGTGTTGACGGCAGTGTTGAAGGAATAGTCAGATCATATCAGTGTACATTTGAATGAATATTGATATTACAATCGGACTTGCATGGTGTTCTCTCTCAAATAGTTACGACTGCGGCTATCAATCTGGAAACTGGATAGACATGAGCTTTCTTCGATCGCATGCAACGCACTAGGTAGCATATCGCATAGTCTTATGTCACTTGCACAATTTTGTCCGCAAATCGCTCAAGTAGTGAACACTAGCGAGAGCTGCGACCTCTTCAGGACTGAAACAATGCTCACAACAGATACTTCAAAGCAGCAGTGGTGGAAGAAGAGCGGCGGTAGCTAGACTCATAAAGCTGCCTTTGAGTTGCATGTTGGGACTGGCTTCGATCAAATCTTAGGCTTAGTACGGTTCCGGCATTGTTGAGAATAATAACAGATGCATCATTATGCTTGAAAATATAGGGAGAAGCCTTGACACGTGCAATTGGTAAATAACCATGGATCATACAGGTGATAGACTGTTGTACCCTCCGATGGCGACCTTGTCTTTGTTCATGACTTCTGCTTGACAGAGTTGTGCTTTGCCAGTTTCTTTAATTTTCGAAGCTGAAGTCGACATTGTGTCGCTGACGTGTCAAGGTATTTATTTACCCTGCGAGAATTGGTACAAAACATGCTATGGTGTCGAAATGAATTCAAACATTGAGGTGGGCTGAGAGGTTTTAGGCACTGGGGCCTTGTGACAGATGCTGATCGTCATGTGTTTTTGTACTCAGAAGACAACTACCCTGTTcagaagaagagcttgaTTTGGTCTCTAGTAGTGTACAAAGAAGAGTCAGTTTTGTCAGAAATTGAGTGGAAAACATGGGCTTCTATTGATGAatgattgattgattgataagtttaacgtcctgtgtgagtctaagactatataagacgagagtagttaagctactctagtaatttaaggagcgtgtttgtgaaaggggatagtaaatgtgtgttcAAAGTCCTATAgtgagagcctatgctctaagAAATAAACAGAGgattttaggtgtctgttgtttgttgtaggtaccacttgCGTGTGCCTACTTTTGTCTTTGAAATAACTCTATTGATGAATTTGTCCTGCGAAACATACTTTTCGCGTGAATGACAGTGATGCACAGAACATGTACAAGTGTGTACCATCGCTTACAGCTGCTCTAGATCGAAGCTTTTCACCGTAACCTTCCCACCCAGAGCTTTGGTCGCAAAGTTGAATACCCCAAAACGATACCCAGTAAAGAACTGCCACGTATTGGCCATTGAGAATGGTCCGCCAAGCTGAGTGAAGGATTCACCGTCTGTGCTGTACCAGAACGTAGCTTCTCTTACAGCTGTTGTGCTAGAGAAAGCTGGTGTTATGTCAGCTTCGATACGCAGCCAGACTTCAGTCACGTTGGGAGCAAGCACTGGGCCAGTTGCAGAAATGGTGCCGGTGGAATTCGTCACCCAATTCGTGCCCAAGGTCAGCTCATCGACCATGACGAGCGAGGATGTGTTGCCGGATTTAAGGATCCCAATGTAAGCCGCAATGTCTCGGAATAACACTGCACCTGTGCGGTCTCCATCCCTGAGTCCACTCACATCGATTCTGAATGTGCCGGCAGACTTCGGCCCAGGTATACGTCTGGTCAACGTATTACGTGCTGTAAATAAATCATCGGTAACAGTAGCCGTCTGCAGTTGCAGACCTTTGTCGAGAGACCAGGCACTATCGTCGGGATTGTGATTCCACTCCCACTCATGGCTCAGCGAAGAGCCATGGAAGGAGTCCACTCCCGTTGTTGCCGGTACAGTCTTGTTGGTATGCACAGGGATGGGGTACGTCTTGCCCCACTCATTGTTCACACGGACTACCTGCGGCCAGCCATCTTCCGTCCAGGTCAGAGGAGCGACTACAGGAATGCGGCCTCCGGGGTAAGCATCCAAAAACGCAACATAGTACCACTGACCATCTTTCGTGCTGACGATGCCGCCTTGGTGCGCGTTACCAGCGCTTGAGAGCGGGCCCTCGATGCTGTCGACCAAAACCCGGCGTTCGTACGGGCCCCAGACATTGTCAGATTTGAGAACATACTCATCATCTGCAGGCTTGGTCACCCAAATGTAGTACGTTCCATTAATCTTGTACATCCGTGACCCTTCAATGTATACTTCGTCGGGACTAGTATACACTGGCTCGGTCTTGACTTCTGCCGTTCCGTCCGCGTTGAGTTGTGCGACGTTGATGGTCGTCTTACCATACGCCATGTACATGGTGTCATCGTCGTCTATCAGTAGGCCATTGTCATAATAGCATCGAGGAAGAGTGCCTTGGGAGGTCCAGTTCCAGTGCTCGACCTCGCCGTTGTTTGCCGCCGCGTTCGTGCCGCTCGCCGTCCATACGTACGTTGGACCATCTGCGATACATCCCATCCAATAGAAGGTATCAGTGGACTCTCGATACTGAAGTGTGCTTGCCCAGATGCCTTGTACATAAGCTCTGTCCGTGGCATTGTTCAGATCGTATCTGGGCCCGAAGTTCAGGCGTGGCACGCTGTGAGAAACTGGTGCCCAGTTAACTAGATCGTATGACTTTAGCACTGGCGCGCCTGGCGAAAAGGCGAAGGTCGAGGAGGAGTAATAGAACACGTCACCAACGCGGAAAACATCCAGGTCTGGGTAGTCTTGCCAAATCACAGGGTTTTCGAATGTCTCTGCACGCGACCTTAGTGATCCAAAGGGGCTGCTACCTGAGACAACAGCCATCAACAAAGCAAGGCCTGCTCCTATCGTGCGTAAATTGAGGTGCATTTTGCCTGTTCGTTCTGGTTTGCTGCAATTACAACTTGGTGGAGAAATTGCGAACGGAATGAAACATTGAAGATACTTGGTTGTGAAGCTATTCGCGTCAGCTATTCCGGTTCTACAGCCGTTTCTGCATAGTAGCTTTTACACCACGAACCCCAACACATGACTTCGTATGGCGAAGCTGGGGTTGATCGACATGCTTACTCAATTCGCCGCAGGTCCGCAGCCCTTGATTGGCGCAGTAACGCAACAATTTCTCCGGTCACAAGTCATCGCGAGGGGTAGAACTTGGCACCGCTACGTGCATGACGATGCTCGGTCAGTCTCCGTGACAACTGCGCGCGTTCGCCGATGGTTTTGACGATATGGCAGACCTGACGACGATGCGAAGCACGGATGCGGCTGGTAGTTGAGGATACACTTGAGCTGACCAACGCTAAAGCTGACCTGACCACCGACTCACTGACTTAGTCCAAGCAACACGCAAGAACACTAAAATTAAAATCCCTGCAGCTactacactctataataataaaatataataaaTTCTagataaccctaacctaaaaataaccctaaccttaagCTAACTCTGACCTTAAGCTAACTCTAACCTTCAACTAACTCTAACCCTAAGATTTTGTTATAAATATAAATCCTGTTTATGTTATCTTCTAAATAGGTTTAGAAGATAGTGCCTAGAGTTGGTTAGGTGGAGCTGCTAAGGTAAGGTGGAGCTCTTAGCGTTGGTCAGCTCAAGCGTGTCCTGCTGGTAGTTGGGGTTGTCCTGAGCCGCGCTTTCCCGCCCCGCTATCGGGGATCTCTCGGTATTTCGTTCACTGACAACGTCGCTCTCTCGGCTACCCATCTCTACACAGTAAGCACACTCTGCGAGGCTCCGTTAGTGCATACGGAAACCCAAAGGGGTTTTACGTATTGAGAAGGATGCAATCAAAGTCATTGTGGGCAAACAGGCTGGACGTCAAGGTCGCTGCCTGTCCAGATGAGGTTGATATTGGGTGTGGGAGAGGCGTCCAGTCCGGCTACGGAAGAAGGCGCTCGGTATCCACAATCTGCCCCAGCCCTACTTCTTAGCCCGGATTCTTTCACAACGTCTCCTGATCGGAAGGTTGCGCGCTGAGATTTGTGAGTCGAGGAAAATAGCAGGATACACTGTCAAAGCTGCCTAGTACGAATGCATTCGTCCGCGTCGGTGCCTGTTACTTGCGAATTCGCGAATCGACTGCGCATGTGCACGGTTCGAACAATCGAGTGCAAAAAGCAGTGTAAGATTCCATCATTTTGTGCCCATCGATTATGAATCGTATACTGATATGTCAGCCGGATACAGAGAAAGCCCCGAAACCAGCAATGTTCCAATCATGCTCAGCCACGCTCACCACCATGTATAAATGCCGTAGTGTGATGGGCAGATTTCTATAAGTGCCGTCTCTTGACCACCGACTTCAAGCAAGAATCTGTCAGCACATCACTATACCGAAGTTGCCGATATTTCAGGCCATCATGGAGAATTTCGAGGCGTTCCTGGAAAATGCAACCTCAAAAGCATCCAATGTTATACCAGGTGCAGTGCTAGCCGTTGTAGACAAAAACGGTACGTTACCAGTAACATCGCTGATTGAGTTGACCAAGACTGATCTGCGCAGGGAACTACATCTACAAAAAGGTCTCAGGAGCCAACGGTGTTCACAAGGATGCTCAACCTCTCGAGTTCGATCAGACTTATTTCATTGCATCTTGCACGAAACTTGTGACTACAATTGCAGCACTGCAGCTGGTGGAAAGCGGCCTCGTCACGTTAGAAG
The window above is part of the Ascochyta rabiei chromosome 1, complete sequence genome. Proteins encoded here:
- a CDS encoding Non-specific serine/threonine protein kinase, translating into MANTQEDAQPQHQSEEIQVPQIPQTDEPADENDDDIDDLFDSDDEDAPELIESNNPSDFTKTYNRQRKLNDPSVPADYKPKNNPQKPSANTNLSLDDQVASLSKHASKIRLDSRFSGATGGGARDKDKADRATTEQVLDRRTQMILLQLINRDTISELHGVISTGKEANVYHAISESPEDGEQTHRAVKVYKTSILVFKDRAKYVEGEFRFRQGYSKSNNRAMVKLWADKERRNLARIHDAGIPSPEPIALRTHVLVMGFVGDRKGKPAPRLKDVRFDGLTSEEEDAKWTDLYIEMLAYMRILYHTCRLVHADLSEYNVLFHEGRQWMIDVSQAVEHDHPRSLEFLRMDVKNVSDFYRSRNVEVLSERRAFAFITGEKGEKEVKDMEAISNTVREVMKREPQTEEEKKRDEENDDVFRNQYIPQTLDQVYDIERDAALVNAGEASSLPYQDLLANKVVREDNDGAEAGDSGSGGVDLSSSDESDGSEVDQSIFDKGPSRGKKNMDKEEKAAHKKAIKAEKQEKRKEKMPKHLKKKMVSSSSRRK